A genomic region of Herbaspirillum sp. DW155 contains the following coding sequences:
- a CDS encoding alpha/beta hydrolase — protein sequence MPFALSDNRKIHYQVEGNGPPLLLHHGFTSSLEAWRFFGFTAVLREHYELILFDALGHGQSDKPHDPAAYTQLQRCRDALAVLDAVGIERAHFFGYSLGGWVGYGLVRHAPERLHSMILGAAHPYEDRSWDGFHGIDGRDPEAFIATFEGLLDERISPQVKMLIRANDLVALAAAAQQPRPSQEDLLARMELPCLLFCGDADARHAAVQRTAALLPQGEFVSLPGVTHFGGLMQSALVLPPVLRFLARQQG from the coding sequence ATGCCCTTTGCCCTCAGCGACAACCGCAAGATCCACTATCAGGTCGAGGGCAACGGCCCGCCCCTGCTGCTGCACCACGGCTTTACCAGCAGCCTGGAAGCCTGGCGCTTCTTCGGTTTCACGGCAGTGCTGCGCGAGCACTATGAGCTCATCCTCTTCGATGCGCTGGGCCACGGCCAGAGCGACAAGCCGCACGATCCGGCCGCCTACACCCAACTGCAGCGCTGCCGCGATGCGCTGGCCGTGCTCGATGCGGTGGGTATTGAGCGCGCCCATTTCTTCGGCTATTCGCTGGGCGGCTGGGTCGGTTACGGCCTGGTGCGCCATGCGCCCGAACGGCTGCACAGCATGATCCTGGGCGCAGCGCACCCGTATGAAGATCGCAGCTGGGACGGCTTCCACGGCATCGACGGACGCGACCCGGAAGCCTTCATCGCCACCTTCGAAGGCTTGCTCGACGAACGGATTTCGCCACAGGTGAAGATGCTCATCCGTGCCAATGACCTGGTGGCGCTGGCCGCTGCCGCCCAGCAGCCGCGCCCTTCGCAGGAAGACCTGCTGGCCCGCATGGAGCTGCCCTGCCTGCTCTTCTGTGGCGACGCCGATGCCCGCCATGCGGCGGTCCAGCGCACGGCGGCCCTGCTGCCGCAGGGAGAATTCGTCAGCTTGCCGGGCGTCACGCACTTCGGCGGACTGATGCAAAGCGCGCTGGTTTTGCCACCGGTGCTCCGCTTTTTGGCGCGCCAGCAAGGATGA
- a CDS encoding VOC family protein, whose translation MNIPSQQASNEQTHCALPPGYHSVTPYLIVKASAEAIAFYRRAFDAAEIMRLDGPHGKVWHAEIQIGNARVMLADEHPELGFLSPQTLGGAGVSLLVYVADVDAVFTQALAAGAVQLRPVQNQFYGDRSGTLRDPFGHVWSIATHIEDLSNEEICARSREMLARRCKKLADEKN comes from the coding sequence ATGAACATCCCTTCCCAGCAAGCCAGCAACGAGCAGACCCATTGCGCGTTGCCGCCCGGCTACCACAGCGTCACTCCCTACCTGATCGTCAAGGCCTCGGCGGAAGCCATCGCCTTCTACCGGCGCGCCTTCGACGCGGCCGAGATCATGCGGCTGGACGGCCCGCACGGCAAGGTCTGGCATGCCGAGATCCAGATCGGCAATGCGCGCGTGATGCTGGCCGACGAACATCCCGAACTCGGCTTCCTCAGCCCCCAGACCCTGGGCGGCGCCGGCGTGAGCCTGCTGGTCTACGTGGCCGATGTCGATGCCGTCTTCACCCAGGCGTTGGCGGCCGGCGCGGTCCAACTGCGGCCGGTGCAGAACCAGTTCTATGGTGATCGCTCCGGCACGCTGCGCGATCCCTTTGGCCATGTCTGGTCGATTGCCACGCATATCGAAGACCTCAGCAATGAAGAAATCTGCGCGCGCTCGCGCGAGATGCTGGCGCGCCGCTGCAAGAAGCTGGCTGACGAAAAGAACTGA
- a CDS encoding inositol monophosphatase family protein encodes MIIPPMLNTAIKAARRAATIINRASFDVSLLKVSKKAHNDFVTEVDKAAEDAIIDVLKNAYPDHAILAEESGASDNLHDENENVWIIDPLDGTTNFIHGFPQYCVSIALQQRGVITQAVVYDPTRNDLFTASKGAGAYLNEKRIRVGKRDKIADALIGTGFPFRDLDGLNEYVTMFKVMTEHSAGLRRPGAAALDLAYVAAGRLDGFFEKGLKPWDIAAGSLLVTEAGGIVGTFKGDSDYLYKGDVIAGSPKIFAQQVNLLSEFA; translated from the coding sequence ATGATCATCCCACCCATGCTCAATACGGCGATCAAGGCAGCCCGCCGCGCCGCTACCATCATCAACCGCGCGTCCTTCGACGTGTCGCTGCTGAAAGTGTCGAAGAAGGCCCACAACGATTTCGTGACCGAAGTCGACAAGGCCGCCGAGGATGCCATCATCGACGTGCTCAAGAACGCCTACCCCGACCACGCCATCCTGGCCGAGGAATCCGGTGCTTCCGACAACCTGCACGATGAAAACGAAAACGTCTGGATCATCGATCCGCTGGACGGCACCACCAACTTCATCCACGGTTTCCCGCAATACTGCGTCTCGATCGCCCTGCAACAGCGCGGTGTCATCACGCAAGCCGTGGTCTACGACCCGACCCGCAACGACCTCTTCACCGCCTCCAAGGGTGCCGGCGCCTACCTGAACGAAAAGCGCATCCGCGTGGGCAAGCGCGACAAGATCGCCGATGCCTTGATCGGTACCGGCTTCCCCTTCCGCGACCTCGATGGCCTGAACGAATACGTGACCATGTTCAAGGTCATGACCGAGCACAGCGCCGGCCTGCGCCGCCCGGGCGCCGCTGCCCTGGACCTGGCCTATGTGGCTGCCGGCCGCCTGGATGGCTTCTTCGAGAAGGGCCTGAAGCCCTGGGACATCGCCGCCGGCTCCCTGCTGGTGACCGAAGCGGGCGGTATCGTGGGCACCTTCAAGGGTGACTCCGACTACCTCTACAAGGGCGACGTCATCGCCGGCAGCCCGAAGATCTTCGCGCAGCAGGTCAATCTGCTGTCCGAATTCGCCTGA
- a CDS encoding RNA methyltransferase, which translates to MNKQVSGQSLFSRLRFVLVNTSSPGNIGSAARAIKTMGFSELVLVNPRFPDAVKEDEAIAFASGAIDVLENARIVGSVEEALQGCNFAAAVSARLREFSPPVVSPRELAGQLSRDTGLNAALLFGNERFGLPNEVVQKCNALLNIPANPEYSSLNLSQAVQVLAYECRMTELEVQGGPMQTSGDARAPGEVGFHGQSASVAEIEGMFAHLEQALVAIDFLNPDNPKKLMPRLKRMFSRARLETEEVNILRGIARQILEPKQAKAGRQEQNEQGEG; encoded by the coding sequence ATGAACAAGCAAGTGTCAGGACAATCTCTTTTCAGCCGTTTGCGTTTCGTGCTGGTCAATACCAGCAGTCCCGGCAACATCGGCTCGGCCGCACGGGCCATCAAGACCATGGGCTTTTCGGAGCTGGTGCTGGTCAATCCGCGCTTTCCGGACGCGGTGAAGGAAGATGAAGCCATTGCCTTCGCCAGCGGCGCCATCGATGTGTTGGAAAATGCACGCATCGTCGGCAGCGTGGAAGAAGCGTTGCAGGGATGCAACTTCGCCGCCGCCGTCAGCGCCCGTTTGCGGGAATTTTCGCCGCCTGTGGTCTCGCCACGCGAGCTGGCGGGGCAACTGTCGCGCGATACCGGGCTGAACGCCGCGCTGCTGTTCGGCAATGAGCGCTTCGGCCTGCCCAATGAGGTGGTGCAGAAGTGCAATGCCTTGCTCAATATTCCGGCCAATCCCGAGTATTCCTCGCTGAACCTGTCGCAGGCGGTGCAGGTGCTGGCCTATGAATGCCGCATGACCGAGCTGGAAGTGCAGGGCGGCCCCATGCAGACCAGCGGCGATGCGCGCGCGCCGGGCGAGGTGGGCTTTCACGGGCAGAGTGCCAGCGTGGCGGAGATCGAGGGCATGTTCGCGCATCTGGAACAGGCGCTGGTGGCCATCGATTTCCTCAACCCAGATAACCCCAAGAAGCTGATGCCGCGCCTGAAACGCATGTTCTCGCGCGCCCGGCTGGAGACCGAAGAGGTCAACATCCTGCGCGGCATCGCCCGCCAGATACTGGAACCGAAGCAGGCCAAGGCCGGCCGGCAAGAACAAAACGAACAAGGAGAAGGCTGA
- a CDS encoding 16S rRNA pseudouridine(516) synthase, with amino-acid sequence MAKLTLDRILQSQGFGSRKYCRELIDDGEVSINGEVVDDYRATPDTNGLVLTIFEEDWEYREHVYIAINKPQNIECSRKPSHHPGVLTLLPEQFTWRDVQPVGRLDHDTTGLLLMSDDGAFIHAQSSPKRHVPKVYAATTAEPVTDALIAQLKAGVQLHDEPAPLAATRCRQLGENLLEIVLEQGKYHQVKRMLAAAGNHCSALQRTAIGGLQLAALELEEGEWTYLDAEQMALLVPDAE; translated from the coding sequence ATGGCCAAGCTGACCCTGGACCGCATCCTGCAATCGCAGGGTTTCGGTTCGCGCAAATATTGTCGTGAACTGATCGACGATGGTGAAGTGTCGATCAATGGCGAAGTGGTGGACGATTACCGCGCCACGCCGGATACCAATGGCCTGGTGCTGACCATCTTCGAGGAAGACTGGGAATACCGCGAGCACGTCTACATCGCCATCAACAAGCCGCAAAATATCGAATGCTCGCGCAAGCCCAGCCACCATCCGGGAGTGTTGACGCTGCTGCCCGAACAGTTCACCTGGCGTGACGTGCAGCCGGTGGGCCGGCTGGATCACGACACGACCGGCCTGCTGCTGATGTCCGATGACGGCGCTTTCATTCACGCCCAGTCCTCACCCAAGCGCCACGTGCCCAAGGTCTACGCGGCCACCACGGCCGAGCCGGTCACTGATGCCCTGATCGCGCAACTGAAGGCGGGCGTGCAGCTGCATGACGAACCGGCACCGCTGGCCGCCACCCGTTGCCGCCAGCTGGGCGAGAATCTGCTCGAAATCGTGCTGGAGCAGGGCAAGTATCACCAGGTCAAGCGCATGCTGGCGGCGGCCGGCAACCATTGCAGCGCCTTGCAGCGCACCGCCATCGGTGGCCTGCAGCTGGCGGCCCTGGAACTGGAAGAAGGGGAGTGGACGTATCTGGATGCGGAGCAGATGGCACTGCTGGTGCCGGATGCGGAGTGA
- the hslO gene encoding Hsp33 family molecular chaperone HslO yields the protein MKDTLQKFLVDNAPVRGELVEISDTWRQVQARRDYPVAVRTLLGEMLAASALLSANLKFNGMIVMQIHGDGPVKLLVVECDSELQLRATAKLADGAEIADEASLTDLVNASGNGRFVITLDPKDKLPGQQAYQGVVPLDGESVATVIENYMLRSEQLDTKLWLAADENVSRGLLLQKLPSIGGTAAPTAKPEGELEAWNHMVMLGDTLKREELLCTDIATLMHRLFWEQTIRVFDPVHPQFHCSCSREKVGNMLKMLGQEEVAEALSQMEKLAIDCDFCGQHYEFDAVDCAQLFVADVGGASEAGDARH from the coding sequence ATGAAAGACACGCTGCAAAAATTCCTGGTCGACAACGCGCCCGTGCGGGGCGAGCTGGTCGAGATTTCCGACACCTGGCGCCAGGTGCAGGCGCGCCGCGACTATCCCGTTGCGGTCCGCACGCTCCTGGGTGAAATGCTGGCCGCCTCGGCCCTGCTGTCGGCCAATCTGAAGTTCAACGGCATGATCGTCATGCAGATCCACGGCGATGGTCCGGTCAAGCTGCTGGTGGTCGAATGCGACTCCGAGCTGCAACTGCGCGCCACCGCCAAGCTGGCCGATGGCGCCGAGATCGCCGACGAGGCCAGCCTGACCGATCTGGTCAATGCCAGTGGCAATGGCCGCTTCGTCATCACCCTCGACCCCAAGGACAAGCTGCCCGGCCAGCAGGCCTACCAGGGCGTGGTGCCGCTGGATGGCGAGAGCGTGGCCACCGTGATCGAGAACTACATGCTGCGTTCCGAACAGCTCGATACCAAGCTGTGGCTGGCCGCCGACGAAAACGTCTCGCGCGGCCTGCTGCTGCAGAAGCTGCCCTCCATCGGCGGCACCGCAGCCCCGACCGCCAAGCCGGAAGGCGAACTGGAAGCCTGGAACCACATGGTCATGCTGGGCGATACCTTGAAGCGCGAGGAATTGCTCTGCACCGACATCGCCACGCTGATGCATCGCCTGTTCTGGGAACAGACCATCCGCGTGTTCGATCCGGTGCATCCGCAATTCCACTGCTCCTGCTCGCGCGAGAAGGTCGGCAACATGCTCAAAATGCTGGGCCAGGAAGAAGTCGCCGAAGCCCTGTCACAGATGGAAAAACTGGCCATCGACTGCGATTTCTGCGGCCAGCATTACGAGTTCGATGCAGTGGATTGTGCGCAGTTGTTCGTGGCCGATGTGGGTGGCGCGAGCGAGGCCGGTGACGCGCGGCATTGA
- a CDS encoding gamma carbonic anhydrase family protein, whose amino-acid sequence MAIYQLAQDIPEIDDTAFVAESATVVGKVKMEANSSVWFNVAIRGDNELITIGENSNVQEGAVLHTDHGYPMVIGKNVTVGHQAMLHGCTIGEGALIGIQAVVLNGARIGKNCLVGAGALVTEGKEFPDNSLIIGAPAKAVRQLSEEDIARMRAGTDSYVQRAQQFKTQLKRIA is encoded by the coding sequence ATGGCAATCTACCAATTGGCGCAGGACATTCCCGAGATTGACGACACCGCCTTCGTGGCCGAGTCGGCCACGGTGGTGGGCAAGGTCAAGATGGAGGCGAATTCCAGCGTCTGGTTCAACGTGGCTATCCGTGGCGACAATGAACTCATCACCATCGGCGAGAACAGCAACGTGCAGGAAGGTGCGGTATTGCATACCGATCACGGCTATCCGATGGTGATCGGCAAGAACGTCACCGTGGGCCACCAGGCCATGCTGCACGGCTGCACCATCGGCGAGGGTGCCCTGATCGGCATCCAGGCGGTGGTGCTCAATGGCGCCAGGATCGGCAAGAACTGCCTGGTCGGGGCCGGTGCCCTGGTGACCGAGGGCAAGGAGTTTCCCGACAACTCCCTGATCATCGGTGCGCCTGCCAAGGCGGTTCGCCAGTTGAGTGAAGAAGATATCGCGCGCATGCGGGCTGGCACCGACAGCTACGTGCAGCGCGCGCAACAGTTCAAGACCCAGCTCAAGCGCATTGCCTGA
- a CDS encoding ferritin-like domain-containing protein encodes MDHVPSPDEVFSFTSLRSAALSCLKERHPAAKCRFVRALRATWLQGHLPLETEDLAATESGSGIPGRPVRPELVSPLQVKHRSMGTPEGRAALIHALAHIEFNAINLALDAVWRFAGMPRDFYDDWLRVADEEAYHFTLLADHLATLGHAYGDFTAHNALWDMAESTKGDVLARIALVPRTLEARGLDAAPPVRAKLAQAGDLAAAEILDIIMRDEVGHVLIGNRWFNWLCEQRQLDPVSTFAELCQRHRAPPLRGPFNIEARRAAGFSEEEMLMFADVSR; translated from the coding sequence TTGGATCACGTCCCGTCCCCAGATGAAGTCTTTTCATTCACCAGCCTGCGTAGCGCCGCGCTGTCTTGCCTGAAGGAGAGACATCCCGCGGCCAAGTGCAGGTTTGTGCGTGCCTTGCGCGCAACCTGGCTGCAGGGCCACTTACCTCTGGAAACCGAAGACCTGGCCGCCACCGAGTCCGGCAGCGGCATTCCCGGCCGTCCCGTGCGTCCCGAGCTGGTCTCGCCCTTGCAGGTGAAGCATCGCTCCATGGGCACGCCGGAGGGCAGGGCGGCGCTGATCCATGCCCTGGCGCATATCGAATTCAATGCCATCAACCTGGCGCTGGATGCGGTCTGGCGCTTTGCCGGCATGCCGCGCGATTTCTACGACGACTGGCTGCGCGTGGCCGACGAGGAAGCCTATCACTTCACTCTGCTGGCCGATCACCTGGCCACGCTGGGCCATGCCTATGGCGACTTCACCGCCCACAACGCCTTGTGGGACATGGCCGAGTCGACCAAGGGCGATGTGCTGGCCCGCATCGCCCTGGTGCCGCGCACGCTGGAGGCGCGCGGCCTGGACGCAGCACCGCCGGTGCGGGCCAAGCTGGCCCAGGCCGGCGACCTGGCGGCCGCCGAGATACTGGACATCATCATGCGCGATGAGGTCGGCCACGTGCTGATCGGCAATCGCTGGTTCAACTGGCTCTGCGAACAGCGCCAGCTTGATCCGGTGAGCACCTTTGCGGAACTGTGCCAGCGCCATCGGGCTCCGCCTTTGCGTGGCCCCTTCAATATCGAGGCGCGCCGCGCAGCCGGGTTCTCGGAGGAAGAAATGCTGATGTTCGCCGACGTTTCCCGATGA
- a CDS encoding alpha/beta fold hydrolase — protein sequence MISRISRTLLLIQFGIAILFYFLLRHFDWSIPAAAAGGLLIVLLLRAQITANSFFLTWPYRGRTSNPVEISWLQMATLFLREYRATMLCSSWAMPFLRFDQFSYPDTTSLPVLLIHGYGCNSGYWRWMSLELREAHITHYALDMEPVFGSIDDYAPLVHAAVQRVLAETGQKKIVIVAHSMGGLAARAYLRDHGCDRVARVITLGSPHHGTAIANFGIGINCGEMNWLGRYEEGRSSEWLQKLAATEEADALSHIVSIYSHHDNIISPQSSAHLEGAWNIPVIGIGHVALALEPSIQKLVIDLIHNARD from the coding sequence ATGATTTCACGCATCTCCAGAACGCTGCTCCTCATCCAGTTCGGCATCGCGATCCTGTTTTACTTCCTGCTGCGGCATTTCGACTGGTCCATCCCGGCCGCGGCGGCGGGCGGACTGTTGATCGTGCTGCTGCTGCGCGCCCAGATCACCGCCAACAGCTTCTTCCTGACCTGGCCCTATCGCGGCCGCACTTCCAATCCCGTCGAGATCAGCTGGCTGCAAATGGCCACCCTGTTCCTGCGCGAATACCGCGCCACCATGCTGTGCTCTTCCTGGGCCATGCCCTTCCTGCGCTTCGACCAGTTCAGCTATCCCGACACCACGTCGCTACCGGTACTGCTCATCCACGGATACGGCTGCAACAGCGGCTACTGGCGCTGGATGAGCCTGGAACTGCGCGAAGCCCACATCACCCATTACGCGCTGGACATGGAGCCGGTCTTTGGCAGCATCGACGACTACGCCCCGCTGGTCCATGCGGCCGTCCAGCGCGTGCTGGCCGAGACCGGGCAAAAAAAGATCGTCATCGTCGCCCACAGCATGGGCGGACTGGCCGCCCGCGCCTACCTGCGCGACCACGGCTGCGACCGCGTGGCGCGCGTGATCACGCTGGGCAGCCCGCATCACGGCACTGCCATCGCCAACTTCGGCATCGGCATCAACTGTGGCGAGATGAACTGGCTGGGCCGCTATGAAGAAGGACGCAGCAGCGAATGGCTGCAGAAGCTGGCCGCCACCGAAGAAGCCGATGCGTTGAGCCACATCGTGTCCATCTACTCCCATCACGACAACATCATTTCGCCGCAAAGCTCGGCCCATCTGGAAGGCGCCTGGAACATCCCCGTCATCGGCATCGGCCACGTCGCGCTGGCGCTGGAACCGTCCATCCAGAAGCTGGTGATCGACCTGATCCACAACGCGCGCGACTGA
- a CDS encoding RDD family protein has product MPELTTPSLRRRMSSMLYESMLLFGVLFMSGWLFSTLLQQRHALYLRHALEGWLFLVLAVYFIWFWTHGGQTLAMKTWRFRVVDRNGQPLRAWRAGLRFLLAWLWILPGLALASLARGQAWLLVLIPAANLLLWAMTARLDPHGQFLHDRLAGTRLVDALPVAKAAAAARAKS; this is encoded by the coding sequence ATGCCGGAACTCACCACGCCCTCCCTGCGCCGCCGTATGAGCAGCATGCTCTATGAGTCCATGCTGCTGTTTGGCGTCCTGTTCATGTCGGGCTGGCTGTTTTCCACGCTGTTGCAGCAGCGCCATGCGCTCTACCTGCGCCACGCGCTGGAAGGCTGGTTGTTCCTGGTGCTGGCGGTGTACTTCATCTGGTTCTGGACCCACGGTGGCCAGACCCTCGCCATGAAGACCTGGCGTTTCCGCGTGGTGGACCGCAACGGCCAGCCGCTGCGCGCGTGGCGTGCCGGCCTGCGCTTCCTGCTGGCCTGGCTGTGGATCCTGCCAGGACTGGCGCTGGCCTCGCTGGCACGCGGCCAGGCCTGGCTGCTGGTGCTGATCCCTGCCGCCAACCTGCTGCTGTGGGCCATGACTGCCCGCCTGGACCCGCACGGCCAGTTCCTGCATGACCGCCTGGCCGGCACCCGGCTGGTCGATGCTCTTCCGGTTGCCAAGGCTGCAGCGGCCGCTCGCGCCAAGTCATGA
- a CDS encoding DUF3106 domain-containing protein produces the protein MQKTTGTSVMASARFSRIALALAVLAGGLSCAWTVAQNAPATAPTSAAAAAPAAAVAPPPPAAPANNAASATAAASQPPANAAAAHANKSGGKLLPRKTENRLAWANLSPAQRQALEPLTGEWPRMSELQKEKWLEIGRRYAKMKPEEQQRLHERMRDWVKLTPAERSAARTNYARAKKLDAEEKHEQWAKYQQLSEEQKKKLAESKLPKRVAKLPTSPSAAAPTIQLPAEALERPLPVAPALVPAPAPAAAPAPAVVPGSQATPVPAIAPTAAATTTVALSSAAAPAPAVTTTTNDSK, from the coding sequence ATGCAAAAAACCACCGGCACTTCTGTCATGGCTTCCGCCCGCTTTTCGCGCATTGCGCTGGCGCTGGCGGTGCTGGCCGGTGGATTGAGCTGCGCCTGGACGGTCGCGCAGAACGCACCGGCCACCGCGCCGACCTCTGCTGCGGCTGCCGCACCGGCTGCAGCAGTCGCACCTCCCCCTCCCGCTGCCCCGGCAAACAATGCAGCCAGCGCAACCGCAGCGGCGAGTCAGCCGCCCGCCAATGCGGCTGCCGCTCACGCCAACAAATCGGGCGGCAAGCTGCTCCCGCGCAAGACCGAGAACCGTCTGGCCTGGGCCAATCTGTCCCCTGCCCAGCGCCAGGCGCTGGAGCCGCTGACCGGTGAATGGCCGCGCATGAGCGAGCTGCAGAAGGAAAAATGGCTGGAGATCGGCCGCCGCTACGCCAAGATGAAGCCGGAAGAACAGCAGCGCCTGCATGAACGCATGCGCGATTGGGTCAAGCTGACTCCGGCCGAGCGCAGCGCCGCACGCACCAATTACGCCCGCGCCAAGAAGCTGGATGCGGAAGAAAAGCACGAGCAGTGGGCCAAGTACCAGCAGCTTTCCGAAGAACAGAAAAAGAAGCTGGCCGAATCCAAGCTGCCCAAGCGCGTCGCCAAGCTGCCCACCTCGCCGTCTGCGGCGGCGCCGACCATTCAGCTGCCCGCTGAAGCACTGGAGCGCCCGCTGCCGGTCGCACCGGCACTGGTGCCGGCACCTGCCCCGGCGGCAGCCCCTGCACCCGCCGTGGTTCCGGGCTCGCAAGCCACGCCGGTACCGGCGATTGCGCCGACCGCCGCTGCCACCACGACCGTGGCATTGAGCTCGGCGGCAGCACCGGCTCCCGCCGTGACCACCACGACAAACGACAGCAAGTAA
- a CDS encoding DUF3619 family protein, with product MTNKEMQFAYKVKLALDANLDNLSDDTLQSLSAARRVALARKKQAPIHKRVEQPVLAGAFGGTLTSPEKPSWWSRLGVAAPLLVGIILFAGIYQHENAKRVSYLADIDAAVLSDELPLSAYLDHGFNAFLAEKGQ from the coding sequence ATGACCAACAAGGAAATGCAATTCGCCTACAAGGTGAAGCTGGCGCTTGACGCCAATCTTGACAACCTGTCCGACGACACGTTGCAAAGCCTGTCGGCCGCGCGCCGCGTGGCGCTGGCGCGCAAGAAGCAGGCGCCGATCCACAAGCGCGTGGAGCAGCCCGTGCTGGCCGGCGCCTTTGGCGGCACCCTGACATCGCCTGAAAAACCGTCGTGGTGGAGCCGCCTGGGCGTGGCTGCCCCGCTGCTGGTGGGCATCATCCTGTTCGCCGGCATCTACCAGCACGAAAATGCCAAGCGCGTCAGCTACCTGGCTGACATCGACGCGGCCGTGCTGTCCGACGAGCTGCCGCTGTCGGCCTATCTGGATCATGGTTTCAACGCTTTCCTGGCTGAAAAGGGACAATAA
- a CDS encoding RNA polymerase sigma factor, with protein MATDKELSDFLESVERRAFKQAVYAVRKDEAALDIVQDAMIKLAEKYGDKPVDELPMLFQRILQNTIHDFFRREKVRNTWVSLFSSFGGNGGDGEGAEDFDLLESLESEDGSEAAESSADKVERQQTLNLIDAEIQKLPTRQREAFLMRYWQDMDVAETAAAMGCSEGSVKTHCSRATHALAQALRAKGISL; from the coding sequence ATGGCAACTGACAAAGAACTCTCCGATTTTCTTGAAAGTGTCGAACGCCGCGCCTTCAAACAGGCGGTGTATGCCGTGCGCAAGGATGAAGCCGCGTTGGACATCGTTCAGGATGCAATGATCAAGCTGGCCGAGAAGTACGGCGACAAGCCGGTGGATGAGCTGCCGATGCTGTTCCAGCGCATCCTGCAGAACACCATCCATGATTTCTTCCGCCGCGAAAAGGTGCGCAACACCTGGGTGAGCCTGTTCTCCAGCTTTGGCGGCAATGGCGGCGACGGCGAGGGTGCCGAGGATTTCGACCTGCTCGAGAGCCTGGAATCGGAAGACGGCTCGGAAGCCGCCGAATCCAGCGCCGACAAGGTGGAGCGCCAGCAAACCTTGAATCTCATCGATGCCGAAATACAAAAGCTGCCAACGCGTCAACGGGAAGCATTCCTGATGCGTTATTGGCAGGACATGGACGTGGCGGAAACAGCCGCCGCCATGGGTTGCTCCGAAGGTAGCGTCAAAACCCATTGCTCCCGCGCAACGCACGCGCTGGCTCAAGCTCTCAGAGCCAAAGGAATCTCATTATGA